In the Sarcophilus harrisii chromosome 1, mSarHar1.11, whole genome shotgun sequence genome, one interval contains:
- the SELENOK gene encoding selenoprotein K isoform X1 gives MVYISNGQVLDSRNRSLWSLSFITDLFWGIADFVIMFFKSLLQQDVKRRGYVGTSDSRYDDGRGPPGNPRRRMGRINHMKGPSPPPMAGGUGR, from the exons ATGGTCTACATCTCGAACG GACAAGTTTTAGACAGCCGGAATCGGTCACTATGGAGTTTATCATTCATAACAGATCTCTTTTGGGGAATCGCTGACTTTGTGATTATGTT TTTCAAAAGCCTGCTTCAGCAAGATGTAAAAAGAAGAGGCTATGTGGGTACATCTGATTCCCGGTACGATGATGGAAGAGG GCCTCCGGGAAATCCTCGCCGCAGAATGGGCCGGATAAATCACATGAAAGGCCCTAGTCCTCCTCCTATGGCCGGTGGATGAGGAAG GTAA
- the SELENOK gene encoding selenoprotein K isoform X2, whose protein sequence is MVYISNGQVLDSRNRSLWSLSFITDLFWGIADFVIMFFKSLLQQDVKRRGYVGTSDSRYDDGRGPPGNPRRRMGRINHMKGPSPPPMAGGUGR, encoded by the exons ATGGTCTACATCTCGAACG GACAAGTTTTAGACAGCCGGAATCGGTCACTATGGAGTTTATCATTCATAACAGATCTCTTTTGGGGAATCGCTGACTTTGTGATTATGTT TTTCAAAAGCCTGCTTCAGCAAGATGTAAAAAGAAGAGGCTATGTGGGTACATCTGATTCCCGGTACGATGATGGAAGAGG GCCTCCGGGAAATCCTCGCCGCAGAATGGGCCGGATAAATCACATGAAAGGCCCTAGTCCTCCTCCTATGGCCGGTGGATGAGGAAGGTAA